In Longimicrobium sp., a genomic segment contains:
- a CDS encoding alpha/beta hydrolase, with the protein MPTITTRDGAEIFYKDWGSGQPVVFSHGWPLNADAWDDQLFFFASRGWRAIAHDRRGHGRSSQTWAGNDMDTYADDLAAVTAALDLRDAIHVGHSTGGGEVVRYIARHGTARVAGAVLVSAIPPLMLKTPDNPEGVPIEAFDQIRAGVSGDRSQFWKNLSAPFYGANRPGSTVSQGVRDAFWLMGMQCGLAAAYDCIKAFSESDFRQDLGKVDVPALVIHGDDDQIVPIAVGGLRSSKMIPGATLKVYPGAPHGLMGTHREQFNADLLEFARRVAAEPVGAAATPSELATGIGHVVSDS; encoded by the coding sequence ATGCCGACCATCACCACGCGGGACGGGGCAGAGATCTTCTACAAGGACTGGGGCTCGGGGCAGCCGGTGGTGTTCAGCCACGGCTGGCCGCTGAACGCCGACGCGTGGGACGACCAGCTCTTCTTCTTCGCCTCGCGCGGCTGGCGCGCCATCGCCCACGACCGCCGCGGCCATGGCCGGTCGTCGCAGACCTGGGCGGGCAACGACATGGACACCTACGCCGACGACCTGGCGGCGGTCACCGCGGCGCTCGACCTGCGCGACGCCATCCACGTCGGCCACTCCACCGGCGGCGGCGAGGTGGTGCGGTACATCGCCCGGCACGGGACGGCGCGGGTGGCCGGGGCGGTGCTGGTGAGCGCCATCCCGCCGCTGATGCTGAAGACGCCGGACAACCCCGAGGGCGTGCCGATCGAAGCGTTCGACCAGATCCGCGCCGGCGTGAGCGGGGACCGGTCGCAGTTCTGGAAGAACCTGAGCGCGCCCTTCTACGGCGCCAACCGGCCGGGCTCCACCGTGTCGCAGGGCGTGCGGGACGCGTTCTGGCTGATGGGGATGCAGTGCGGGCTGGCCGCGGCGTACGACTGCATCAAGGCGTTCTCCGAGAGCGACTTCCGGCAGGACCTGGGGAAGGTGGACGTGCCGGCGCTGGTCATCCACGGCGACGACGACCAGATCGTGCCGATCGCCGTCGGCGGCCTGCGCTCGTCGAAGATGATCCCGGGCGCGACGCTGAAGGTCTATCCGGGCGCGCCGCACGGGCTGATGGGCACGCACCGGGAGCAGTTCAACGCCGACCTGCTGGAGTTCGCGCGCCGCGTGGCCGCCGAGCCGGTGGGCGCCGCCGCGACTCCATCCGAGCTCGCCACCGGGATCGGCCACGTGGTTTCGGATTCGTGA
- a CDS encoding phospholipase D-like domain-containing protein, whose translation MDASAETSATVVGAVAAPPYDRASLAHRLWRIGAARVSTGNRVALLRDGPATFEAMLALIAGARGRVSLESYIVRSDAVGERFAPELIAAARRGVRTRVLLDWVGSRTTTRRFVRGLRDGGVEVGIFSPPSPARPWLGMLPRDHRKLLVVDGAAGVIGGIGLGHEWTTGARPGSADGSPWRDTAVRIEGPAARDMDRAFERMWSRATLPGHRELGTSHRGESPDASRLDDGLAMVAIIEGEPWRYRVARALETAAVAATRSIWISDAYFMPSMPLVEALAGAARDGVDVRLLVPSRGDHPWMVRATRRYYPRLVGDGVRIWEWQGEMMHAKTSVVDGRYVRIGSTDFNLLGMAVNYELDAMIGDEALGASMDAMFEEDVARSRPMTAAG comes from the coding sequence ATGGACGCCTCCGCAGAGACCTCCGCGACGGTCGTCGGCGCCGTGGCGGCGCCGCCCTACGACCGCGCATCGCTCGCGCACCGGTTGTGGCGCATCGGCGCGGCGCGCGTCTCCACCGGCAACCGCGTGGCGCTGCTGCGCGACGGCCCGGCGACGTTCGAGGCCATGCTCGCGCTCATCGCCGGCGCCCGCGGGCGCGTCTCGCTCGAGAGCTACATCGTGCGCAGCGACGCGGTGGGAGAACGCTTCGCTCCCGAGCTGATCGCGGCGGCACGGCGCGGCGTCCGCACGCGCGTGCTGCTCGACTGGGTCGGCTCGCGCACCACCACGCGCCGGTTCGTCCGCGGGCTCCGCGACGGGGGCGTGGAAGTGGGGATCTTCAGCCCACCTTCGCCCGCGAGGCCGTGGCTCGGCATGCTTCCGCGCGACCACCGCAAGCTGCTTGTGGTCGACGGGGCGGCCGGGGTGATCGGCGGCATCGGGCTGGGGCACGAATGGACGACCGGCGCCCGCCCGGGCAGCGCGGACGGATCGCCGTGGCGCGACACCGCCGTGCGGATCGAGGGCCCCGCCGCGCGCGACATGGACCGTGCCTTCGAGCGCATGTGGAGCCGGGCGACCCTTCCCGGGCATCGCGAGCTCGGCACGTCGCACCGGGGCGAGTCACCGGATGCCTCGAGGCTCGACGACGGCCTGGCGATGGTGGCGATCATCGAGGGGGAGCCCTGGCGCTACCGTGTCGCCCGCGCGCTCGAGACGGCGGCCGTGGCGGCCACGCGCAGCATCTGGATCTCGGACGCGTACTTCATGCCCAGCATGCCGCTGGTCGAGGCGCTGGCGGGCGCGGCGCGCGACGGCGTCGACGTGCGCCTGCTGGTGCCGAGCCGCGGCGACCACCCGTGGATGGTCCGCGCCACCCGTCGCTACTACCCGCGCCTGGTCGGCGACGGCGTGCGGATCTGGGAGTGGCAGGGCGAGATGATGCACGCCAAGACCAGCGTCGTGGACGGGCGGTACGTGCGCATCGGGTCGACGGACTTCAACCTGCTCGGAATGGCGGTCAACTACGAGCTCGACGCGATGATCGGCGACGAGGCGCTGGGCGCGTCCATGGACGCGATGTTCGAGGAGGACGTCGCGCGGTCGCGCCCCATGACCGCAGCCGGGTGA
- a CDS encoding DUF308 domain-containing protein, with protein MIADDLKSAYRQSMWMLVLRGLFGVALGVFILMRPVESVAVFALVVAFWALFDGFANIMRAFSVRGAAPHWWVLLLSGGISVAFGVTALYDYPALSLSFAVLWTAVWLFTAGAMGIYAALQERRARLPWTWTMVLGVLTVAAGVLAFAYPGITLAWLLGLLAAYGIISGAAMLLGAWKLHSIGRDVDRIVGTPIRA; from the coding sequence ATGATCGCCGACGATCTGAAGTCCGCATACCGCCAGAGCATGTGGATGCTCGTGCTGCGTGGGTTGTTCGGGGTTGCCCTGGGTGTGTTCATCCTGATGCGCCCGGTCGAGTCGGTGGCCGTGTTCGCGCTCGTCGTCGCGTTCTGGGCGCTGTTCGACGGGTTCGCCAACATCATGCGCGCGTTTTCCGTGCGGGGCGCCGCACCGCACTGGTGGGTCCTGCTGCTCAGCGGCGGCATCAGCGTCGCCTTCGGCGTCACCGCGCTCTACGACTACCCGGCGCTGTCGCTCAGCTTCGCGGTCCTCTGGACGGCGGTGTGGCTGTTCACCGCCGGCGCGATGGGCATCTATGCCGCGCTCCAGGAGCGCAGGGCTCGCCTGCCGTGGACGTGGACCATGGTGCTGGGCGTGCTTACGGTCGCCGCCGGAGTCCTGGCCTTCGCGTACCCGGGAATCACGCTCGCCTGGTTGCTGGGGCTGCTGGCGGCTTACGGGATCATCAGTGGCGCGGCCATGCTCCTGGGCGCGTGGAAGCTCCACTCCATCGGGCGCGACGTTGACCGGATCGTGGGCACGCCCATCCGGGCGTGA